One region of Gigantopelta aegis isolate Gae_Host chromosome 7, Gae_host_genome, whole genome shotgun sequence genomic DNA includes:
- the LOC121378143 gene encoding zinc finger protein 862-like, producing MFGHFVWDIVMLANQLQTSISVLEKYKKQPGPKLQLVKGKDMLKGVVLMTGDARRQTTYNSEAVCANLMERLGVRFDMEDTTIAATSIANLSGWPETLPDAKDFGDEHVDHLVHHFKNTLHIAQTVASEIVPEWTMLKTLLYKRYGANLHKTSWISIHKLFGDVVPNILGLMDLVLTTPATSVEAERGFIVMKRVKTDFRNRLHNTALSDLLRIILLSPAEADFQPDTAVEHWFTSTDRRESTSRTSVDVKDPEEVDEDDDCLGLSDLLGDAARS from the exons ATGTTTGGTCATTTTGTCTGGGACATAGTGATGTTGGCTAATCAGCTACAGACCAGCATATCAGTACTGGAGAAGTACAAAAAGCA GCCTGGCCCAAAGCTTCAACTTGTGAAAGGGAAGGACATGCTGAAAGGTGTTGTGCTGATGACTGGAGATGCCAGAAGACAGACAACGTACAACTCGGAGGCTGTGTGTGCTAACCTGATGGAGAGACTTGGTGTCCGCTTTGACATGGAGGATACCACCATAGCTGCCACTTCAATCGCCAACCTAAGTGGCTGGCCAGAAACTCTTCCAGATGCAAAAG ACTTTGGAGATGAACATGTTGACCACCTTGTGCATCATTTCAAAAACACCCTGCACATTGCCCAGACAGTTGCTAGTGAGATTGTCCCTGAGTGGACCATGCTCAAGACCCTGCTGTATAAGAG ATATGGTGCTAATCTCCACAAAACTTCCTGGATTTCCATCCACAAACTATTTGGAGATGTGGTGCCAAATATTCTGGGACTGATGGATTTGGTGCTGACCACCCCAGCCACTTCAGTTGAAGCTGAGCGTGGCTTCATTGTGATGAAGCGGGTGAAAACAGACTTTAGGAACAGACTGCACAACACAGCTCTGAGCGACCTCCTGCGCATCATTCTTCTGTCCCCAGCTGAAGCAGACTTTCAGCCAGACACTGCTGTTGAGCACTGGTTCACCAGCACAGATCGCAGAGAATCAACAAGTAGAACTTCTGTTGATGTTAAAGATCCAGAAGAAGTAGATGAAGATGATGACTGTCTTGGCCTCAGTGACCTCCTGGGAGATGCTGCACGATCCTGA